A region from the Fusarium musae strain F31 chromosome 1, whole genome shotgun sequence genome encodes:
- a CDS encoding hypothetical protein (EggNog:ENOG41), with the protein MTEDDLGFLRTLRTCPDSMKWSSQGGPDIEMEQTEKSLSLRLPPKDGERYDWLISLIETGEPIGLGGTCVWSSELGWPALGYMFLKEHWGKGYASEFVKVYLDEWWSLPRNEVELTVDKNTILEEDGEVKQECISAITLSENAPSQNVLKKAGFKFVSSWTEADTRDESQEVTLHGFVARKGKVVV; encoded by the coding sequence ATGACTGAGGATGACCTCGGGTTTCTTCGAACTCTTCGCACATGTCCAGATAGCATGAAATGGTCGTCGCAAGGAGGTCCTGATATTGAAATGGAACAGACTGAAAAGAGTCTCAGTCTTCGCCTGCCTCCAAAGGACGGCGAGAGGTACGATTGGCTCATCTCCCTCATCGAGACTGGCGAGCCCATCGGGTTAGGAGGCACCTGCGTATGGTCGAGTGAACTAGGCTGGCCGGCTCTGGGATACATGTTTCTGAAAGAGCATTGGGGCAAAGGCTATGCGTCTGAGTTTGTGAAAGTCTACCTCGATGAGTGGTGGTCGCTCCCAAGGAACGAAGTTGAGCTCACAGTGGACAAGAACACAATTCTCGAAGAGGACGGCGAGGTCAAACAGGAGTGCATCTCAGCCATCACGCTGAGCGAAAATGCTCCCAGTCAAAACGTCCTCAAAAAGGCTGGGTTCAAATTCGTGTCGTCGTGGACGGAAGCTGATACCAGAGACGAGTCTCAAGAAGTGACCCTACATGGGTTTGTTGCTCGCAAGGGAAAGGTTGTCGTTTAG
- a CDS encoding hypothetical protein (EggNog:ENOG41): MPISIPLPSLVATATGITGSAYASGFIASLSLAGILAALQLPGPPGVSVWQVLFNRGFALMPKFAGTTAIAYLYAAYTADQQGRNWKGLAASAALTVSIVPFTTIFMSSTNDLLFKASAGTLDASQEDVATLIRRWGVLNLVRSLLPLAGAALGFSTLFREE; encoded by the exons ATGCCCATCTCtattcctcttccttctctcgtGGCCACCGCCACAGGCATCACTGGCTCAGCCTATGCATCCG GTTTCATTGCCTCTCTTTCACTTGCTGGCATCCTCGCTGCTCTGCAACTACCAGGACCCCCTGGTGTTTCCGTTTGGCAGGTTCTCTTCAACCGTGGATTCGCTCTCATGCCCAAATTTGCCGGAACAACAGCAATCGCCTATCTATACGCCGCATATACAGCTGACCAGCAAGGTCGTAACTGGAAGGGACTAGCTGCCAGTGCTGCTTTGACGGTCTCCATCGTTCCCTTCACCACTATCTTCATGAGTTCAACAAACGACCTTTTGTTCAAGGCGTCTGCTGGAACCTTGGATGCTTCACAGGAGGACGTGGCTACGCTGATTAGAAGATGGGGAGTTTTGAACCTGGTTCGAAGTCTGCTTCCTCTTGCTGGAGCGGCCCTGGGTTTCTCAACTCTGTTCAGGGAAGAATGA